A region from the Gemmatimonas aurantiaca genome encodes:
- a CDS encoding abscisic acid-deficient protein Aba4 family protein: MRRNFWLGAAVAFFVWENIAITRWFAAHPSLREGLAHAWATLQQDGLIQLVWIDMTVFTLAALGWMWQDATARHVSRLHRTAWLLATVIFGCPGLLIYIAFRSNYRQADHSSPSPTRTVQ, from the coding sequence ATGCGCCGCAACTTCTGGCTCGGGGCTGCCGTAGCCTTTTTTGTCTGGGAGAACATTGCAATCACCCGGTGGTTCGCCGCTCACCCCTCTCTGCGCGAAGGGCTTGCTCATGCCTGGGCGACTCTTCAGCAAGACGGGTTGATCCAGCTCGTATGGATCGACATGACCGTGTTCACTCTCGCAGCACTTGGCTGGATGTGGCAAGACGCCACCGCCCGCCATGTGTCCCGACTCCACCGCACGGCGTGGCTTCTGGCGACGGTGATTTTCGGGTGTCCTGGTCTACTCATCTACATCGCCTTTCGATCGAATTACCGCCAAGCGGATCATTCATCCCCCA
- a CDS encoding GNAT family protein encodes MRPFRLSDGPSVERLAGMREVADTTLMIPHPYPIGGGSLWIADHAAAWARRENLTLAVCAHASPDELIGAINLHMSLTHSHGEIGYWMSVMNWGHGFATEAAKALVGYAFDTVALHRVQARHFTRNVASGRVLQKLGMRREGVHRDAFRRFGRFEDVTVYAVLASEWNGAPEDPRSELPNDR; translated from the coding sequence TTGCGACCGTTCCGCCTGAGCGACGGTCCGAGCGTTGAGCGTCTGGCAGGGATGCGCGAGGTCGCGGATACCACGCTGATGATCCCGCATCCGTATCCCATCGGAGGTGGCTCGCTGTGGATCGCCGACCATGCCGCGGCCTGGGCACGCCGCGAGAATCTCACGCTCGCCGTCTGCGCACACGCGTCTCCGGATGAACTGATCGGCGCCATCAACCTTCACATGTCCCTGACACACTCTCACGGTGAGATTGGCTACTGGATGAGCGTCATGAACTGGGGACACGGCTTCGCGACGGAAGCCGCCAAGGCACTGGTCGGATACGCGTTCGACACGGTCGCGCTCCATCGCGTACAGGCACGTCATTTCACGCGCAATGTGGCCTCCGGGCGGGTTCTGCAGAAACTGGGGATGCGCCGGGAAGGTGTTCACCGCGACGCGTTTCGCCGGTTTGGCCGTTTCGAGGACGTTACGGTCTACGCGGTGCTCGCCTCCGAATGGAACGGAGCGCCAGAGGACCCTCGGTCCGAACTACCGAACGATCGTTGA
- a CDS encoding VOC family protein, with amino-acid sequence MQVKRIIANIPASEPSTVDEFYRNVLGLDLVMDHGWIRTYAGVAQMTVQISFASQGGSGTPVPDLSIEVDDLDEALRRVHKNGIPVEYGPASEPWGVRRFYARDPLGRLINILQHEESVAP; translated from the coding sequence ATGCAGGTCAAGAGGATCATCGCGAACATTCCGGCATCCGAGCCGTCCACGGTCGACGAGTTCTACCGGAACGTTCTCGGCCTCGATCTTGTTATGGATCATGGGTGGATTCGCACATATGCAGGCGTCGCCCAGATGACGGTCCAGATCAGCTTCGCGAGCCAGGGTGGCTCCGGCACGCCGGTGCCTGATCTGTCCATTGAGGTGGATGATCTCGATGAAGCATTGCGTCGTGTTCACAAAAACGGGATTCCCGTGGAATACGGTCCCGCCAGTGAGCCGTGGGGTGTCCGCCGGTTCTATGCAAGAGATCCGCTCGGCAGGCTCATCAACATTCTTCAGCATGAAGAGTCGGTTGCGCCCTGA
- a CDS encoding S41 family peptidase has product MTTWFFRARIRHAASIGVLLMLLPIGRLVAQAPAPKLGAKERASALQAIERSIDSIYVFPELRPKIIARLEQSRRSHRYDVSDAALFAQRITEDLDAAAHDGHLYLMNDPEQYAALSAPPESSNGLDAYREAIATRNHSGLTKLEILPGNIRYLRLEHFQWIPGATQVAYDDAGRFLKDGDAVIIDLRGNGGGSSDAADYFSKTFLPPDRDPVRALLPQSRERDPRWQGKPLYLLVDGGVVSAAEAVSYGAQQEKTAIIVGSTTYGAANNNKKIPIAPRFVLSVSYNRPVHPISGTNWEGVGVKPDIPVAGAAALDAAELDALDRLQAGANVPAERLAEYRWARVAIQARLHPVQVGAEQLEAMAGTYGTIVLKNSPAGLRFFRADRPKRPQGVLMTPLDGEGLFGIDGYDDLRARVTATGIVLFHGAPDQQEVFPRTGSSSL; this is encoded by the coding sequence ATGACGACCTGGTTCTTCCGCGCGCGTATCCGCCATGCAGCATCCATTGGCGTGCTTCTGATGTTGCTCCCGATTGGCCGACTTGTCGCGCAAGCACCTGCGCCGAAACTCGGAGCGAAGGAGCGAGCCTCCGCGCTTCAGGCAATCGAGCGAAGCATCGACAGTATCTACGTCTTCCCTGAACTCCGTCCGAAGATCATCGCGCGGCTAGAACAGTCGAGACGTAGCCATCGGTATGACGTCTCGGATGCGGCACTCTTCGCGCAGCGGATCACGGAGGATCTAGACGCGGCGGCGCATGACGGCCACCTCTATCTCATGAACGATCCTGAGCAGTATGCCGCGTTGAGCGCGCCGCCGGAGAGCTCAAATGGCTTGGATGCCTACCGCGAGGCTATCGCGACGCGCAATCACAGCGGGCTCACCAAACTCGAAATACTGCCGGGCAACATTCGCTACTTGCGATTGGAGCATTTCCAATGGATCCCCGGTGCAACGCAAGTCGCGTATGACGACGCGGGACGTTTTCTGAAGGACGGAGACGCCGTAATTATCGACCTGCGAGGCAATGGTGGCGGTAGCAGCGACGCCGCGGACTACTTCTCCAAGACGTTTCTTCCACCCGATCGCGATCCTGTTCGAGCTTTACTCCCACAGTCGCGCGAGCGCGACCCGCGCTGGCAAGGCAAGCCGCTTTACCTTCTGGTCGATGGCGGCGTTGTATCCGCGGCCGAAGCCGTCTCCTACGGTGCTCAGCAAGAGAAAACGGCGATCATCGTCGGGAGCACGACCTATGGTGCAGCCAACAACAACAAGAAAATTCCGATCGCGCCAAGGTTCGTGCTGAGCGTGTCGTACAATCGTCCCGTACATCCCATCAGCGGCACAAATTGGGAGGGTGTCGGCGTGAAGCCCGACATCCCCGTCGCCGGCGCCGCCGCCTTGGACGCGGCCGAATTGGACGCGCTTGATCGCTTGCAGGCCGGCGCGAACGTGCCGGCGGAGCGGCTTGCTGAGTATCGCTGGGCGCGTGTTGCGATCCAGGCGAGGCTCCATCCCGTCCAGGTAGGTGCCGAGCAGCTCGAAGCCATGGCAGGCACCTACGGTACGATCGTGCTGAAGAACTCCCCCGCGGGGTTGCGTTTCTTTCGCGCGGACCGGCCGAAGCGGCCGCAAGGAGTTCTCATGACGCCGCTCGACGGAGAGGGCCTGTTTGGCATCGATGGCTACGATGACCTGCGAGCACGCGTCACGGCGACGGGTATCGTGTTGTTTCACGGGGCACCGGACCAGCAGGAAGTCTTTCCCAGAACCGGTTCATCCTCGCTCTGA
- the lepB gene encoding signal peptidase I, which produces MTSSIVAAGAPRDGEFHSRRWAAVLLSILLPGLGHLYLGQPRRAIVVFIVLQAWVAALASLMVVAPTAPLRFALLVLLFAGALAVLIKRHILEAYRFPGEAMAPTILPGDFLMRDFQLIVNGVPAREPYPHAARGDGSLTAPEFEWQRRHLLGGADPAAYRPTYGTWGPLVVPDGAYFLLGDDRANSLDSRHRGFIPTEALVGRPVWIYFSRDPDTGTIRSRAK; this is translated from the coding sequence ATGACTTCGTCGATCGTCGCTGCAGGAGCTCCCCGGGACGGCGAGTTCCACTCCCGTCGCTGGGCCGCCGTACTCTTGAGTATTCTGCTACCGGGGCTTGGGCACCTCTACCTCGGACAGCCACGGCGTGCGATCGTCGTGTTCATCGTCCTTCAGGCGTGGGTCGCCGCGCTTGCCTCCCTGATGGTCGTGGCCCCGACAGCCCCGCTCCGCTTCGCGCTCCTCGTCCTGCTGTTCGCGGGCGCCCTCGCCGTTCTGATCAAGCGCCACATCCTCGAGGCCTACCGGTTCCCCGGTGAGGCAATGGCGCCGACGATCCTGCCGGGCGACTTCCTCATGCGGGACTTCCAACTCATCGTGAATGGCGTGCCGGCGCGCGAACCCTACCCGCACGCCGCAAGGGGGGACGGCAGCCTGACCGCCCCGGAGTTTGAGTGGCAGCGCCGCCACTTGCTTGGTGGGGCCGACCCGGCGGCCTACCGCCCGACGTACGGCACATGGGGACCGTTGGTGGTCCCGGACGGCGCGTACTTCCTTCTCGGGGATGACCGGGCGAATAGCCTCGACAGCCGCCATCGGGGGTTCATCCCGACCGAGGCGCTCGTGGGTCGCCCGGTGTGGATCTATTTCTCGCGCGACCCCGACACCGGTACCATCCGATCCCGCGCAAAATGA
- a CDS encoding alpha/beta fold hydrolase, whose amino-acid sequence MTTFRTLCGTPVLCVLLLTPRVLPAQAAESLRAAEAAQRELPRAPRLPRTAFLENRTLVAAELSPAGDAVAYLREQKDSRELWLLSASGDNPRLLVGSTQAEEVMWSRDGRWLFLRASRVLTIVGADGRTGVRVPLGGRERRRVIKRDPSQPAAVLLGERVAAGTGERWRVVRMDAHGKRTLLREDARWIHDVALDAQGRVVALTRFEGAFDVLYRLRADGELREALRLEPMQRLDLLTVRADGSLLMTGNPGGGSDGNFRRVMRLDANDMLQTLHRDPRGEADLDEVVVDPRTQEPLAASYRSTIAATYGIGEAQAIVSDIAKKFPGRDIALQAGNGPSARWLVSERAPTLRDPRWYLYDPRNGNLRRILDDPGITAGSPKETALARKLAIAYTAPDGTRVHGFVLLPPGVDAARAPLIAQVHGGPINHFRAGYDGTAQFLANRGYVVFQSNFRGSTGHGRAYTFASNGDYGNGRVQQDIVEGVRWLLAQGIGDKDLVGIVGHSFGGYSTLLGLTFQPELFKVGVAGSPPADLGWTMRWLVEVGDQGDLPDRSLKHTLAALSLDATDAATYARLHAQSPLVNAANMQRPLLIMAGGADRTVAIREVLHYAATLQATGRPLSLLVEPGGGHSPSDPVPREAYLFGMETLLQTHLGGAKPDAPGQRLRAYLRENLRLAGPEFREFAGQQ is encoded by the coding sequence ATGACGACGTTCCGAACCTTGTGCGGCACGCCAGTGCTGTGCGTTCTGCTGCTTACACCGCGTGTCTTGCCAGCGCAGGCCGCTGAGAGTCTGCGCGCTGCGGAAGCCGCTCAACGCGAACTGCCGCGCGCGCCACGCTTGCCGCGCACGGCGTTCCTCGAAAATCGCACGCTGGTGGCCGCCGAGCTGTCGCCGGCCGGCGATGCGGTGGCGTACCTGCGCGAGCAGAAGGATTCGCGCGAGCTGTGGCTGCTATCGGCCAGCGGCGACAACCCGCGCCTGCTGGTCGGTAGCACCCAGGCCGAAGAGGTGATGTGGTCGCGCGACGGCCGCTGGTTGTTCCTGCGCGCTTCGCGTGTGCTCACCATCGTGGGTGCCGATGGTCGCACCGGCGTGCGTGTGCCGCTGGGCGGCCGCGAACGGCGGCGGGTGATCAAGCGCGATCCCTCGCAGCCGGCTGCGGTGCTGCTGGGCGAACGCGTCGCCGCCGGCACCGGCGAACGCTGGCGCGTGGTGCGCATGGACGCGCACGGCAAGCGCACCCTGCTGCGCGAGGATGCGCGCTGGATCCATGACGTCGCGCTGGACGCACAGGGCCGCGTCGTCGCGCTGACGCGTTTCGAAGGTGCATTCGACGTGCTGTATCGCTTGCGCGCGGACGGCGAACTGCGTGAAGCGCTGCGTCTGGAACCGATGCAGCGGTTGGATCTGCTGACGGTGCGCGCCGACGGCAGCCTGCTGATGACCGGCAATCCCGGCGGTGGATCCGATGGGAATTTCCGCCGCGTGATGCGGTTGGACGCGAACGACATGTTGCAGACGCTGCATCGGGATCCGCGCGGCGAGGCCGACCTCGATGAGGTGGTGGTCGATCCGCGCACCCAGGAGCCGCTGGCAGCGAGCTACCGCAGCACCATTGCCGCGACCTACGGCATTGGCGAAGCGCAGGCCATCGTCTCTGACATCGCGAAGAAATTCCCGGGCCGCGACATCGCCCTGCAAGCAGGCAACGGCCCGTCCGCGCGCTGGCTGGTGAGCGAACGCGCGCCGACCCTGCGCGATCCACGCTGGTACCTGTACGACCCGCGCAACGGGAATCTTCGGCGCATCCTCGACGACCCCGGTATCACTGCTGGTTCGCCGAAGGAAACCGCGTTGGCGCGCAAGCTCGCCATTGCCTACACCGCGCCCGACGGCACGCGTGTGCACGGCTTCGTGCTGCTGCCCCCGGGCGTGGACGCCGCGCGCGCGCCACTCATCGCGCAGGTGCACGGTGGCCCGATCAACCACTTCCGCGCCGGCTACGACGGCACCGCCCAGTTCCTCGCCAACCGCGGCTACGTGGTGTTCCAGTCGAACTTCCGCGGTTCCACCGGGCATGGACGCGCGTACACGTTCGCGTCGAACGGCGACTACGGCAACGGACGCGTGCAGCAGGACATCGTCGAGGGCGTGCGCTGGCTGCTGGCGCAGGGCATCGGCGACAAGGACCTGGTCGGCATCGTCGGTCATTCGTTCGGTGGCTATTCCACGCTGCTGGGCCTGACCTTTCAGCCCGAGCTGTTCAAGGTCGGCGTGGCCGGTTCACCGCCAGCGGACCTGGGATGGACGATGCGTTGGCTGGTCGAAGTCGGCGACCAGGGCGATCTGCCGGATCGTTCTCTCAAGCACACGCTGGCGGCGCTGTCACTGGATGCGACCGATGCTGCGACCTATGCGCGTCTGCATGCACAGTCGCCGTTGGTGAACGCCGCAAATATGCAAAGGCCCCTGCTGATCATGGCCGGTGGCGCCGACCGCACGGTGGCGATCCGTGAAGTGCTGCACTACGCTGCAACGTTGCAAGCGACCGGGCGCCCGCTCAGCCTGCTGGTCGAACCTGGCGGTGGGCATTCGCCGTCGGATCCGGTGCCGCGCGAAGCCTACCTGTTCGGCATGGAAACCCTGCTGCAGACCCACCTCGGTGGCGCAAAGCCGGACGCGCCGGGCCAGCGCCTGCGCGCTTACCTCCGCGAAAACCTGCGACTGGCCGGGCCGGAGTTCCGCGAATTCGCCGGGCAGCAATAG